One region of Babylonia areolata isolate BAREFJ2019XMU chromosome 29, ASM4173473v1, whole genome shotgun sequence genomic DNA includes:
- the LOC143302333 gene encoding cell cycle checkpoint protein RAD1-like isoform X2, translating into MLSTQEADDDSGYVFVAKLDNARNVSTILKAIHFKDTATVFVTNQGLKVTVEDAKCVQANAFIQAAVFHHFVLTQDQVTFKVNLSVLIECLTIFGSGTGPTSTATSMKMCYAGYGRPLVVILEEDGVLTDCSLKTLEPDEVLDFDFCSTSVINKIIMKSECLKEVFSELDSSSDILQILMSPDAPFLEFSTFGNSGSTHSSFSKDSDMVEAFQCTQTQSNRYKMQLLRPSSKALALSARISIRTDARGFLSLQYMIRNDDGQCAPDEEIEDAEY; encoded by the exons ATGCTGTCAACGCAGGAAGCAGACGATGACAGTGGATACGTGTTTGTTGCCAAACTCGATAATGCACGAAACGTTTCCACAATACTCAAAGCTATTCACTTTAAAGAT ACTGCTACTGTGTTTGTGACCAACCAAGGACTGAAGGTGACGGTGGAAGATGCCAAGTGTGTTCAAGCCAATGCCTTCATCCAGGCTGCCGTGTTCCACCACTTTGTCCTCACACAGGATCAGGTTACCTTCAAGGTTAACCTCTCCGTCCTCAta GAATGCCTGACGATCTTCGGCAGTGGGACAGGACCGACCAGCACGGCAACCAGCATGAAGATGTGCTACGCTGGGTATGGGCGCCCCCTGGTGGTCATCCTGGAGGAAGATGGGGTGTTGACGGACTGCAGTCTAAAAACGTTGGAACCTGACGAGGTTCTGGATTTTGACTTCTGCAGCACTAGTGTCATCAATAAAATAATCATGAAG AGTGAATGTCTGAAGGAAGTGTTCAGTGAACTTGACTCCAGCAGTGACATCCTGCAGATCCTCATGTCTCCTGATGCACCCTTCCTGGAGTTCTCCACGTTTGGAAACTCGGGCAGTACTCAT TCTTCCTTTTCCAAAGACTCTGACATGGTGGAAGCGTtccagtgcacacagacacagtctaACAG ATACAAGATGCAGCTGTTACGACCTTCTTCCAAAGCTCTGGCTCTTTCAGCACGCATCTCGATTCGCACCGATGCCCGGGGCTTCCTTTCTCTGCAGTACATGATCCGCAATGATGACGGCCAG tgtgccCCGGATGAAGAGATAGAGGACGCAGAATATTAG
- the LOC143302333 gene encoding cell cycle checkpoint protein RAD1-like isoform X1 has translation MLSTQEADDDSGYVFVAKLDNARNVSTILKAIHFKDTATVFVTNQGLKVTVEDAKCVQANAFIQAAVFHHFVLTQDQVTFKVNLSVLIECLTIFGSGTGPTSTATSMKMCYAGYGRPLVVILEEDGVLTDCSLKTLEPDEVLDFDFCSTSVINKIIMKSECLKEVFSELDSSSDILQILMSPDAPFLEFSTFGNSGSTHSSFSKDSDMVEAFQCTQTQSNRYKMQLLRPSSKALALSARISIRTDARGFLSLQYMIRNDDGQVCFVEFFCAPDEEIEDAEY, from the exons ATGCTGTCAACGCAGGAAGCAGACGATGACAGTGGATACGTGTTTGTTGCCAAACTCGATAATGCACGAAACGTTTCCACAATACTCAAAGCTATTCACTTTAAAGAT ACTGCTACTGTGTTTGTGACCAACCAAGGACTGAAGGTGACGGTGGAAGATGCCAAGTGTGTTCAAGCCAATGCCTTCATCCAGGCTGCCGTGTTCCACCACTTTGTCCTCACACAGGATCAGGTTACCTTCAAGGTTAACCTCTCCGTCCTCAta GAATGCCTGACGATCTTCGGCAGTGGGACAGGACCGACCAGCACGGCAACCAGCATGAAGATGTGCTACGCTGGGTATGGGCGCCCCCTGGTGGTCATCCTGGAGGAAGATGGGGTGTTGACGGACTGCAGTCTAAAAACGTTGGAACCTGACGAGGTTCTGGATTTTGACTTCTGCAGCACTAGTGTCATCAATAAAATAATCATGAAG AGTGAATGTCTGAAGGAAGTGTTCAGTGAACTTGACTCCAGCAGTGACATCCTGCAGATCCTCATGTCTCCTGATGCACCCTTCCTGGAGTTCTCCACGTTTGGAAACTCGGGCAGTACTCAT TCTTCCTTTTCCAAAGACTCTGACATGGTGGAAGCGTtccagtgcacacagacacagtctaACAG ATACAAGATGCAGCTGTTACGACCTTCTTCCAAAGCTCTGGCTCTTTCAGCACGCATCTCGATTCGCACCGATGCCCGGGGCTTCCTTTCTCTGCAGTACATGATCCGCAATGATGACGGCCAGGTGTGCTTTGTGGAATTCTTT tgtgccCCGGATGAAGAGATAGAGGACGCAGAATATTAG
- the LOC143302333 gene encoding cell cycle checkpoint protein RAD1-like isoform X3: MLSTQEADDDSGYVFVAKLDNARNVSTILKAIHFKDTATVFVTNQGLKVTVEDAKCVQANAFIQAAVFHHFVLTQDQVTFKVNLSVLIECLTIFGSGTGPTSTATSMKMCYAGYGRPLVVILEEDGVLTDCSLKTLEPDESECLKEVFSELDSSSDILQILMSPDAPFLEFSTFGNSGSTHSSFSKDSDMVEAFQCTQTQSNRYKMQLLRPSSKALALSARISIRTDARGFLSLQYMIRNDDGQVCFVEFFCAPDEEIEDAEY; the protein is encoded by the exons ATGCTGTCAACGCAGGAAGCAGACGATGACAGTGGATACGTGTTTGTTGCCAAACTCGATAATGCACGAAACGTTTCCACAATACTCAAAGCTATTCACTTTAAAGAT ACTGCTACTGTGTTTGTGACCAACCAAGGACTGAAGGTGACGGTGGAAGATGCCAAGTGTGTTCAAGCCAATGCCTTCATCCAGGCTGCCGTGTTCCACCACTTTGTCCTCACACAGGATCAGGTTACCTTCAAGGTTAACCTCTCCGTCCTCAta GAATGCCTGACGATCTTCGGCAGTGGGACAGGACCGACCAGCACGGCAACCAGCATGAAGATGTGCTACGCTGGGTATGGGCGCCCCCTGGTGGTCATCCTGGAGGAAGATGGGGTGTTGACGGACTGCAGTCTAAAAACGTTGGAACCTGACGAG AGTGAATGTCTGAAGGAAGTGTTCAGTGAACTTGACTCCAGCAGTGACATCCTGCAGATCCTCATGTCTCCTGATGCACCCTTCCTGGAGTTCTCCACGTTTGGAAACTCGGGCAGTACTCAT TCTTCCTTTTCCAAAGACTCTGACATGGTGGAAGCGTtccagtgcacacagacacagtctaACAG ATACAAGATGCAGCTGTTACGACCTTCTTCCAAAGCTCTGGCTCTTTCAGCACGCATCTCGATTCGCACCGATGCCCGGGGCTTCCTTTCTCTGCAGTACATGATCCGCAATGATGACGGCCAGGTGTGCTTTGTGGAATTCTTT tgtgccCCGGATGAAGAGATAGAGGACGCAGAATATTAG